The following are encoded together in the Syntrophales bacterium genome:
- a CDS encoding response regulator, whose amino-acid sequence MTTGTAVEILLVEDNPYDVELTLRAFKQYNIANNICTVRDGAEALEFIFCTGAYAHRDFSIPKLILLDLKLPKLDGVEVLQRIKADPRTQLIPVVALTTSNAERDVQECYRLGINSYIVKPLDFKQFAEAIRQVGLYWLILNRIPSEEGTARAMV is encoded by the coding sequence CAGCCGTGGAAATCCTGTTGGTGGAAGACAATCCCTATGATGTGGAATTGACGCTTCGCGCTTTCAAGCAATACAATATTGCCAATAACATTTGTACGGTAAGAGATGGAGCGGAAGCGCTGGAATTTATTTTCTGCACCGGTGCTTATGCCCATCGCGACTTCAGCATCCCGAAACTGATTCTGCTCGATCTGAAACTGCCTAAATTGGACGGTGTGGAAGTCCTCCAGCGGATCAAAGCAGATCCGCGCACCCAACTGATCCCCGTGGTGGCGCTTACTACATCTAATGCGGAGCGCGACGTTCAGGAGTGTTACCGGTTGGGGATCAACAGTTATATTGTCAAGCCACTGGATTTCAAGCAATTTGCCGAGGCCATCCGGCAGGTCGGCCTGTATTGGCTGATCCTGAACCGGATTCCATCGGAGGAGGGAACGGCTCGGGCAATGGTTTAG